Proteins encoded together in one Dermacentor variabilis isolate Ectoservices chromosome 2, ASM5094787v1, whole genome shotgun sequence window:
- the LOC142572084 gene encoding uncharacterized protein LOC142572084 isoform X2 translates to MRQVAVVLELRRGLLPAMVPSLSSYCSIVALKVQKKVWWKLLPRFRPEKTASIKGYTPLISTTGDEQHIERPRLKLALSRKLVLHNFAAALCCTACGDKVS, encoded by the exons atgag gcaagttgctgttgtgctggagctgagaagaggtctgctgcctgcaatggttccatctctctcaagttattgcagtattgtagctctcaag gttcaaaaaaaagtatggtggaagctgttgccaaggttccgaccagaaaagacagccagtataaaagggtacacgccactgatctctactacaggggatgaacagcacatcgagcgccctcgactgaagctggccttgtcccggaagttggtgcttcacaactttgcggcagcactttgttgcacgg cctgtggagacaaggtttcttag
- the LOC142572084 gene encoding uncharacterized protein LOC142572084 isoform X1, producing the protein MRQVAVVLELRRGLLPAMVPSLSSYCSIVALKVQKKVWWKLLPRFRPEKTASIKGYTPLISTTGDEQHIERPRLKLALSRKLVLHNFAAALCCTAASLSLQAFGVKNNFHQEEVQDE; encoded by the exons atgag gcaagttgctgttgtgctggagctgagaagaggtctgctgcctgcaatggttccatctctctcaagttattgcagtattgtagctctcaag gttcaaaaaaaagtatggtggaagctgttgccaaggttccgaccagaaaagacagccagtataaaagggtacacgccactgatctctactacaggggatgaacagcacatcgagcgccctcgactgaagctggccttgtcccggaagttggtgcttcacaactttgcggcagcactttgttgcacgg cagcaagtttatccttgcaagcgtttggagtcaagaacaactttcaccaggaagaagtgcaagacgagtga